One part of the Nyctibius grandis isolate bNycGra1 chromosome 33, bNycGra1.pri, whole genome shotgun sequence genome encodes these proteins:
- the PLPBP gene encoding pyridoxal phosphate homeostasis protein yields MWRAGMAGGDGLGPALRAVTERVQQAAARRPQGLPAVQPRLVAVSKTKPAEMVIDAYSHGQRSFGENYVQELLEKASDSRILSSCPEIKWHFIGHLQKNNVNKLIAVPNLFMLETVDSVKLADRVNSSWQKKGSSQRLKVMVQVNTSGEDSKHGLPPGDTTAAVEHVINKCPSLEFVGLMTIGSIGHDLSKGPNPDFQMLLALRQEVCEKLNLPIEKVELSMGMSTDFQHAIEVGSTNVRIGSTIFGERDYSNKADSGKAPAEAEGKTETLTAQGH; encoded by the exons atGTGGAGAGCGGGCATGGCCGGCGGGGACGGGCTGGGCCCGGCGCTGCGGGCCGTCACCGAGCGGGTGCAGCAGGCGGCAGCGCGGAGGCCGCAG GGACTCCCGGCCGTGCAGCCGCGGCTGGTGGCCGTCAGCAAGACGAAGCCGGCAGAGATGGTGATCGATGCGTACAGCCACGGGCAGCGCAGCTTCGGGGAGAACTAC GTTCAAGAGCTGCTAGAAAAGGCATCAGACTCCAGA attCTGTCGTCTTGTCCGGAGATTAAGTGGCATTTTATTGGCCACCTGCAGAAAAATAACGTCAACAAGCTGATCG CTGTCCCTAACCTGTTCATGTTGGAAACAGTGGATTCAGTGAAACTGGCAGACAGAGTCAACAGCTCATGGCAGAAAAAAGGGTCATCTCAGAGGCTGAAGGTCATGGTGCAAGTTAACACGAGTGGAGAAGACA GTAAGCATGGCCTTCCTCCTGGGGACACCACGGCTGCTGTGGAGCACGTCATCAACAAGTGTCCAAGCCTGGAATTTGTGGGGCTGATGACGATTGGCAGCATCGGGCATGACCTTAGTAAGGGGCCAAATCCTGACTTCCAG ATGCTGCTGGCTTTACGGCAGGAAGTGTGTGAAAAGCTGAATCTCCCCATTGAGAAGGTGGAGCTGAGCATGGGCATGTCCACAGACTTCCAGCACGCA ATAGAGGTTGGATCCACAAACGTCAGGATTGGAAGCACTATTTTTGGAGAGCGAGATTATTCCAACAAAGCAGACAGTGGCAAGGCCCCTGCTGAAGCTGAAGGCAAAACGGAGACCTTGACAGCGCAGGGTCAttag